One Syntrophaceae bacterium DNA window includes the following coding sequences:
- the ftcD gene encoding glutamate formimidoyltransferase, with protein MKILECVPNFSEGRDRRTVDAIAEALQRAGGVRLLDICTDEDHNRTVFTFIGTPEDVERGAAAACDRALELIDMRAQRGVHPRIGAVDVVPFVPVKDAVMADAVETARRFGRAFAQRNGLPVYFYGEAALVEERRELPRIRSGGYEALEKRMRDPRWAPDAGPCVLNERSGATAVGARDFLIAFNVNLASADLEAARIIAETIRFSSGGMKHVKAIGVPLKSRGIVQVSMNLTNFRETPVKAVFDRVKAEAGRLGVEVLESELVGLIPEAALKGTTPQELMLRDFSEDRIIERHL; from the coding sequence GAATTTCAGCGAGGGTCGGGACCGGCGGACGGTCGACGCCATCGCGGAAGCCCTTCAGCGGGCCGGCGGGGTGCGCCTGCTGGACATCTGCACCGACGAGGACCACAACCGCACGGTCTTCACCTTCATCGGAACCCCCGAAGACGTCGAGAGAGGGGCGGCGGCGGCCTGCGACCGGGCCCTGGAGCTCATCGACATGCGCGCGCAGCGGGGCGTTCACCCGCGGATCGGCGCGGTGGACGTCGTCCCCTTCGTCCCTGTAAAAGACGCCGTCATGGCGGACGCCGTGGAGACGGCCCGGCGTTTCGGCAGGGCCTTCGCGCAGCGAAACGGCCTTCCCGTCTATTTCTACGGCGAGGCGGCCCTCGTCGAGGAACGCCGCGAACTGCCCCGGATCCGCAGCGGGGGCTACGAGGCCCTGGAAAAGCGGATGCGGGACCCCCGGTGGGCCCCCGATGCGGGTCCGTGCGTCCTCAACGAGCGCAGCGGGGCAACGGCCGTGGGGGCCAGGGACTTTCTGATTGCGTTCAACGTCAACCTTGCCTCGGCGGACCTGGAGGCGGCCCGGATCATCGCCGAGACGATCCGCTTCTCCAGCGGCGGGATGAAGCACGTCAAGGCCATCGGCGTGCCCCTCAAGAGCCGGGGCATCGTGCAGGTGTCCATGAACCTCACGAACTTCCGGGAGACCCCCGTGAAGGCGGTCTTCGACCGGGTGAAAGCGGAAGCCGGGCGCCTCGGTGTGGAGGTGCTCGAATCGGAGCTCGTCGGCCTCATCCCCGAGGCGGCCCTGAAGGGCACCACGCCCCAGGAGCTCATGCTCAGGGATTTCAGCGAGGACCGGATCATAGAAAGGCACCTGTAG